In Hymenobacter volaticus, the genomic window GCAGCGGATAGGGCTGCAAGCCTTCTTCGTCGAGCTTCTGCACCAGCAGGCGGTAGGCTTGTACCATCACCTGCGTGTTAGAAGCCTTCATGCTCAGCACCACATCGTAGTAGTTTTCTTCTTCGCAGAGGCGCAAGAACTCCAGCGCCGATTCCACCATGCCAAGCGGTGTGTCGCCGTAGCGGCTCAGGATACGGTCGGACAAGGAGCCGTGGTTGGTACCGATGCGCATGGCGGTGCCGTACTGCTTGCAGATTTGCACCAGCGGCCGAAACCGCTCCCGAATGCGCTCCACCTCGGCGTGGTACGTGGCATCGGTGTACTCGATGAAGTCGAATTTCTTTTTATCGGCGTAGTTGCCGGGGTTCACGCGCACCTTCTCCACAATGCGGGCAGCCAATTCGGCAGCGTTGGGCGTGAAGTGAATGTCGGCAATGAGGGGCACGTTGCAGCCCCGTTTGCGCAGTTCCTTCTTGATTTCGAGCAGATTTTGGGCCTCCTTCACACTCGGCGCCGTAATGCGCACGTACTCGCAGCCTGCTTCTACCATGCGCAGCGTCTGCTCCACCGACCCTAATGTGTCCATGGTGTCGACGGTGGTCATGCTCTGCACCCGAATAGGATTGAGCCCACCCATGGGCAGGTCTCCAATTTTCACTTCGCGGGAGAGGCGGCGCTTGTACTCGGTGAGGCTAGGGCAATAGGTCTTGTTCATAACCCGAAGGGGAGCTGTTTCTTGTAATAACAAAGGTACGGAAGGTTCGTTGTTGGCTGTGTATTTGAAAAGCCTTCCTGGCTCCTCACTCACTCCTATTGCCTGCCCATTCGATGGCCGCAACTTCTGCCTAGTGGTGGTTGTCTATAGAAAACTCACGCTCCTTTTCTCTTTCATGAATCCATTGAAATACCTCTTCTTGGCCGCGGCCCTACTTCTAATGCTGCCCAGCCAGGCTCAGCAAGTGGCTTTAATTAAACTACCGGATTTGCAAAAGCGCCTCAACCGCAAAACCGACACCACGTACGTCATCAATTTTTGGGCCACCTGGTGTGCGCCTTGCATAAAAGAGCTACCCTATTTCGAGCAGATAAACACCACTTACGCCAAGCAAAAAGTGAAAGTGCTGCTGGTAAGCATGGATTACGCCTCACAGCTCGACAAGAAAGTAAAGCCCTTCGTGCTCAAGCGCGGCTTGAAATCGGAAGTGGTATTGCTCAACGAAACCGACCCCAATACCTGGATGGATAAGGTGGACGGTAAATGGTCGGGCGCCCTGCCGTTTACACTCCTAATCAACAACAGCAAGCAGAAGCGCATGGCCTATGAAAAGGAATTCACACAGCCTGAGCTAACGGCTGCTTTGCAAAAGTTTCTTCAGTAACTTCAGTCAGCAACAAGTTTTCGTTTTTCAACCAATCAAATTTCACTATCATGAAAAAGCTTGTTCCTTTTCTGGCTGCCTGCCTCCTGCTGGTGCTGAGCAGCTACATTCGGCCACTGGCGGGCTATCAGGTGGGCGACAAAGCCGCTGATTTCAAGCTCAAAAACGTGGATGGCAAGATGGTTTCGTTGGCCGACAACAAAACCACCAAGGGCTACATCGTGGTATTCACCTGCAATACTTGTCCCTACGCTCAGGCCTACGAAAGCCGCATTATTGCACTGCACCAGAAGTACGCTAGCCAGGGCTACCCCGTCGTAGCCATCAACCCCAACGACCCCGGTATGGCTACCGGCGAATCTTTCGCGGCCATGCAGACGCGGGCTAAAACCAAGAATTACCCCTTCCCCTACCTCGTTGATGAAACCCAGCAGGTAGCGCAAACCTACGGCGCCACCCGCACACCCCACCTCTACGTGCTCACTCGCCAGGGCACCGGCAACGAGTTCAAGGTAAGCTATATCGGCGCCATCGACGACAACTCCGAGGATGCCAAGCAAGTGAAAATCAAGTACGTGGAAAACGCCATGACTGAAATCTTGGCTGGCAAACCCGCCTCCACCAGCTCAACAAAGGCTGTTGGCTGCGGCATCAAGTGGAGAAAGGCGTAAACTAGATTACTGAATGCAAACAGAAGAGCCCGCTGGCAACGCGTTGCCAGCGGGCTCTTCTGTTGTTGGCGGTGCCGATTTATTGGGTGCCGGCTCGTTTGAATACCCCTTCCAGAGAATCGATTTGAATGCCAGGCTTTTCATCGAGGGCAGCATTGATCATGGCTTGCGCCACCTCCCGGCCGTGAATAGGGCGGTAAGGAGCAAGGCCAGGTACGCGGGCCACCAAGGCTGCTAAGGGCAACGCAATCCGCTCAGCTAATCGAGGTTCTCGGCGGTTTCCGGTGAGCATGCCGGGCTGAATAATGCGGATTCGCTGAAACGGCAGCCGCTTGATTGACCGTTCTAGTTCGCCTTTCATACGGGTGTAAAATACAAACGATTCAGGGTCAGCAGACGCGGAAGACACCAGCACATAGGTTACCACGCCGTTTTGGGCCGCTGCTTCCGCTGTCCGGTACTGGTAGGTGTAGTCTACTTTGTATTGCGCGCTTTGGCTGCCTGCTTGCTGGAGCGTAGTGCCAAGGGTTGAAAACAGAACATCTCCCACCAACAAATGCTGCCAGTTCTCGGGCTCATCGAAATCCACGAGGTATTCTTCTAGCTTGTCAGGGTTCTGATAGCCAGTGGGGCGACGAGTGAACACCTTGATGGTAGCAAAACGGCTGTCGGAGAGCAACTGACGAAGTAAGTAGTCGCCAACGAGGCCGGTAGCCCCAATGAGTAAAGCAATTTTCATGAAGCGTAAACAGGTGTGAAGCGAGGACGGGCGGGCTCTATACGAATAGGATAGCAACTATTGGGTTGCTGTTGAGCTTCTACGCAACTTCTTTACTTATGGCTACTCTCTAATCATCTCATTTAGAAAGTATTTCATTTCTCGATCAGGACCTGCAATGCGCGAACAAGTTCCGTAAGCCAAGGCTATGCGCCCACGGTCAGCACTATCTTGCCAATGTGCTCACTGCTTTCCAGAAGGTGGTGAGCCGCCGCTGCTTCCGCCAACGGAAACGTGCGGTAAATAACGGGTCTAAACTTGCCGTTATGAAGCAGCGGCCATACACTGCGCTCCACTTCCGCCGCTAGCGCTGCCTTGAAATCGGCGGAGCGGGGACGCAACGTGCTGCCACTGATGGTCAGGCGGCGGCGCATCACCTCCAGCGCATTGAAGGCGGCGGTGCCACCCTGCATGGCGTTGATGAACACCAAGCGGCCGTCGTCGCGGAGCAGGCGCAGGTTTTTGGGCGTGTAGTCGCCGCCTATCATGTCCAGCACCACATCGGCCCCACCCATAGCCTGCACCACTTCCTCGAAATCTTGCTCTTTGTAGTTGACTACCGTATCGGCCCCTAACGCCCGTACGGCTTCGGCTTTGGCGGTGCCGCCTACCGTAGCCGCCACGCGGCTACCAAGTGCATGAGCTAGCTGCACGGCCGTAATACCTATGCCGCTGCTTCCGCCGTGTACTAACAGCGTTTCGCCGGGTTGTAATTGTCCGCGCTGAAACACGTTATGCCAAACTGTAAACACCGTTTCAGGCAAGCTAGCGGCTTCTACAAAGCTCCAGCCGGTTGGCACAGGTAGGCAGTGACGGGCATCTACTACCGCATACTCGGCGTAGCCCCCAGCAGCCAGCAAGGCGCACACTTCGGTGCCGGGTTGCCAGCGCGTGACGTCGGCACCGCACTGCGTTACCGTGCCCGCTATTTCCAGACCGGGCACGCTGCCGCTTACGTCGCCCGAGCCGGCGTATTTGCCTTGCCGAAGCAGCACGTCGGGGCGGTTGACGCCAGCGGCGTGTACTCGGATTAGCACTTCGTGGGCGGCAGGTTCTGGCGTGGGTTGTGCTTCTAGGCGTAGCACGTCGGGGCCACCGGGTTGGGTGATGACAATAGCGTTCATAGTAGAAAAGTAGCGGACAATAGTGACTGCAAGGCACTGTAGCGGTGGCAGCAACGGTCAGTACTACGCGAAGCAAAAGCTCCGCGCTGCTTTCCTGCTGCATTTTCCGTTTCTTGCCTTCAATGAAGAAGCTGACTCTACTCCCCCAACTCT contains:
- a CDS encoding TlpA disulfide reductase family protein, with amino-acid sequence MNPLKYLFLAAALLLMLPSQAQQVALIKLPDLQKRLNRKTDTTYVINFWATWCAPCIKELPYFEQINTTYAKQKVKVLLVSMDYASQLDKKVKPFVLKRGLKSEVVLLNETDPNTWMDKVDGKWSGALPFTLLINNSKQKRMAYEKEFTQPELTAALQKFLQ
- a CDS encoding thioredoxin family protein; the encoded protein is MKKLVPFLAACLLLVLSSYIRPLAGYQVGDKAADFKLKNVDGKMVSLADNKTTKGYIVVFTCNTCPYAQAYESRIIALHQKYASQGYPVVAINPNDPGMATGESFAAMQTRAKTKNYPFPYLVDETQQVAQTYGATRTPHLYVLTRQGTGNEFKVSYIGAIDDNSEDAKQVKIKYVENAMTEILAGKPASTSSTKAVGCGIKWRKA
- a CDS encoding NAD(P)H-binding protein, whose translation is MKIALLIGATGLVGDYLLRQLLSDSRFATIKVFTRRPTGYQNPDKLEEYLVDFDEPENWQHLLVGDVLFSTLGTTLQQAGSQSAQYKVDYTYQYRTAEAAAQNGVVTYVLVSSASADPESFVFYTRMKGELERSIKRLPFQRIRIIQPGMLTGNRREPRLAERIALPLAALVARVPGLAPYRPIHGREVAQAMINAALDEKPGIQIDSLEGVFKRAGTQ
- a CDS encoding NAD(P)H-quinone oxidoreductase, giving the protein MNAIVITQPGGPDVLRLEAQPTPEPAAHEVLIRVHAAGVNRPDVLLRQGKYAGSGDVSGSVPGLEIAGTVTQCGADVTRWQPGTEVCALLAAGGYAEYAVVDARHCLPVPTGWSFVEAASLPETVFTVWHNVFQRGQLQPGETLLVHGGSSGIGITAVQLAHALGSRVAATVGGTAKAEAVRALGADTVVNYKEQDFEEVVQAMGGADVVLDMIGGDYTPKNLRLLRDDGRLVFINAMQGGTAAFNALEVMRRRLTISGSTLRPRSADFKAALAAEVERSVWPLLHNGKFRPVIYRTFPLAEAAAAHHLLESSEHIGKIVLTVGA